The Chelmon rostratus isolate fCheRos1 chromosome 9, fCheRos1.pri, whole genome shotgun sequence sequence CGTGAGACCAGGGTGTGAAAAATTTGAAAGGACGCTAGCCAGCACAAGGGGAAACGGTCAGGAAATGGCAGAAATTCTAAATGAACAGGACAACCAAATCAGCCGGTTGTGAGTCAGCGCTGCAAACTGCAGAAGTGTGAGCCAACACTATAGGGAGGCAGAAAGGTGAAGTTAATCTGTAGCATGCAGGTGTCCTCTGACAGATCCGTGCGTCTCTAAAGACTCCAGATTCAGAGTCTTGGCACCCCTTCCCCGTCACGTTGTTCTCCAGATCTGATCCATGTTCTGGCAGTTAGCTCGGCGCTGTTGAGTGATTTACGGAGGACTGCGGCCCGATCAGATTGATTTGTTTAGTTTCAACGACGTCCCCGAAGCTGCTGTGAGCGAGATCCCGTGCTCCTTCAGCAGAGGTGTTAGAAAAGAGAAGATGTGCCGAGGAGAAACGACTAAGTTACACACATCATGAAGGTGTATTTTTTTCTACAGCTGGAATGTAAGTGACACATCTGTCCTTGGTTTGTGATCATATTTTGACCTCAgatacagaaatacattttgtgttGAATTATATCACCTGATGGacagtacatatacagtatgacaACTTGTGCAATGTGATATATCATTATCTATCTTCACTATTCACTACAACGTGATATGAAAGAGTTATATATCGTTCTATGTCATTTGTTTGCCTTCTTATAGGCCTTATAACCTATTGGAAAAAAGACCTTAGACTTGCTTTGTATGTTGtgtaatttatgttttgtttcagtaaagAAAGTTGAGAAACGGGTGAGTTGGCTGCTGGTGTCTGTAGAGATGGCTCCCAGTGAGATTGTTGTGGAAGATAATTCCCTGGTCTGGCACAGCGAAAAGATATGGTTCCCAGGCCATGATAACCTCAGGTCCCGTGCTACGCCCCCACCCCAGCTCACCCTCGCCCGCATACCCCTACTCCACGCCACCATCAGAACAAACGTATAGACGCAAGCATGCaggcgaacacacacacgcacacacacacacacacagacacataaccATGCGCACTTGCTGGCCCGTTCTGCTGCGGAGAAGAGAGATGCTATCTAACAGTGCCTTCCAGCATTCCACTAGTGATTATCTATTCAGTTTCACAGGCAGATTTGAATTAGTCATGTATTTTCCCTTCAGTGTGGGActtgcatctctctctctctctctctctctctctctctcatacacgCTGGGAATTCCTCGATTCCCAGTGCATGAGATCCACTCGGACAGAAACGTAGAGGTCAGGCCTTTTCCATATGAGTAGAtactgtgctgtctgtctgaaacactttaaaacactttattatattatatcacACTTACATAGCGGTAATTTTATTGCACAAGAAGAATTAATTCTAATTTCAGACATTTAGAAATGACATAAAATTCCTTTATTGTTATCTACTTAACATGCTGAAAGATGGTTTGATTTGAATATATAGTAgcaaacagattttatttagtCAAGATaggtttcacatttcaaagtATATTATTAACGATCAGTTATGACTCAAAAGAAGAATCATCTATTTTACCTTTATCAGCtacacactgtaaataatgtaaaaagaaCAGATCATATATTTGGATATTGGTATTTTGCGTTGGAGACGAATGTTGTTCCAGTTCTAGCGTGCGGTAGACCTCAGTACCAGGTAAATGCATGCTTGTGGCATCCAATATTTTGCATGAGACTTAAGACAACTCTTAACAGATTGTTTAGTTTCATTTAACTTCCAATGGGATTTTTTTCCACGACGCGGAACCATTCATTAGTGAACCCATACCATCTCACTATAGGGAGTTCTTttctctgtccacctgtcccctgctcactatacattacAGGTTGtagcttctgtttttatttattgtagtAGAGGGAAACATCCTTCCTCATGCTGAATCAAAGACTGAACTGTTGACAGGTGAAAGGGAAGGCACTGATAACTCTTTGCCCAGATATAATGGGTTCTATAAACTGTAACCTTACTTTAAAACTtggtttccttttctttctacACTGTCATGGTCCAAACTGCTggttattattatgattattattgttttattttttcatttaatttcttttttttcttttttttttttttggaatgcCATTAACCGCTGAGGCAAAACGGGTATAATTTTTCTATGACAACAGTGAACCAAATAGGAGTTAGCACTGATCATGGGTGTTTGTGTATAGATTTGTAGTCAAGCAGAAGAGCTGAATAAATGCGAAACCTCTCGGGATGggctaaaaataaacataatcctgaagacacacacacacaaacacacacaaacacagtactCCATATCATGCTCTTGTTTCTACTTAAGAAATGATTCTTTCAAGTACAATGACTTGACAGTACAAATTAATTCCTCACTTGTATTTATTGATTGCAGTATTAAATAGTACCATTTTGGCCACATTGTTAAAAGGATGTATATATTGGGCTTTTTTTGTGATATAATTCTCATCCTGACCTTGTCCTGACAGCTCAGAGGACAGCCTTCTGTGCAGTTGAAATTAAttttatctcttcctctttccgGTCACAAAACTGAGACAAGTTAGCAGACTGTCAATCGGATGCATCAGAGGTTGCTCATAATCCCTTTTAGTCCAGGGTGTACATGAGCCGCTAACCAGGTTCACTCACATTTAGCATAGCaatgtcttcagtaggaactCCTTGCAGTTGGTTAAGCagttctgtgttgtttcagaaTAGTCAGGGTACAACAGAGTCTTCAATGAGCCATATATTAATGTGGTTACAGTGACAACAAGGTTAACAGAAGACCAACATCCCACTTTTGGCATCTATTCATTGTATATTACCATCTAGTTTGAGGTCTGGATTTTtcagaaaatcacagaaaactTTACTCACACTATCCACATCCTTTGTCACCATATGCAAACATCtgccattttctttcttgctgGCCTTTTGAGTTTGATTATTTGTTGTAgaaatgaaaacctgaaaaataaTGCCTATTCAATCCAGAAACTGTGAATGGGAGAGTGGAGATGTCAactgtatgtacattatatgTTTTGATGTAATCAGAAGCACTGGGAATATGTTGTACTttgctgtaaaaataaatccataTCTGATATAACTGTacttttgttgaaaataaaacctcTACAGAACCTGCGTGTCGAGGCATCAGTGCCTGAGTGAGAGCGTTGTGTGCTGGGGTTTCCTGTCGTGTGacgtcatttcctgtttgtagGTCTCGTTCCCAGCTGCTGACTCACTAACTCCTGGATGTATTACAGAAGAAGGACTTAAGGGCGTACAAACATGAGATAGTAACATTATCAGGATGGTGTTCTGAAGTCACAAAAGAAACATATCAGCAAACTTCCAGCCACAACTTGTAGCCTGAAAATAACTATGCTGCAATCAATAAGTAATGAGACTTATGCAAATATATTCTCCCAGTTGGCCGTGCTGGAGTGTAGCCTCCGCTTCCTAATGTTTTGAAGATGCGAGGCTGTTTTTCAGGCAAGATCTAAGACACCCTGGTGTGATACAGACACTatctgtgtttttggtttttccAGTTGTGTTTGGATTTCTTAATAACTGAAGTGAGACTATATATTCGGTTGTCTGATGCCATCAGCGGAAAAATACAGAGCTGAAAGTGATGGAAAGAGGTATTAACATTCAGGTTTGCCGATGAGAGGCCTCAAATTTGGACAAGAGTGATAAACAGTGTTACTGTGGTCTCTAGTGGTCAACTGTGGCGTTACACTTGCCAAGCATGGGACAGAGTTTCCAACATGGAGCCCATCAGGACGACCATCTCACTGTGCCTTACAAAGGCTCTTCAATGAGCTTTGTATTTGAGCTGAAATATCTTTTTAAACTTAATCTACAGGCAGTCACAAACTTCCTTCCTCAGAAGGAACCAGAGAAAGATGTCACATGTTGAGATTTGCCATGTGGGCGTCTCTTATCCTGTCCTACATGTTGGAAAATATGAGAAATGTTAAAATCAGCGATCCAGTCATGAGTGTACAGCAATGAGGtataaaagtaaacaaaaaacaatgtcacTGGCTGTATGTTCGGACACAAACGAGAGCTTCACATGAGTTCAGAggtgctgtgctgcaggtagTTCCTCAGGATCAGAGGAATGTCCAAACTGTCAATGGCCGGCTCCTTATTGGCGAGGGGGAGGTATCTTCGAATTGCAAGCCGAGTCTGCGACATCAGTGTTTTGGGAAAAACTggagcagaaacagacaaaaaaaatgtgcatcaacATGAGCATTATGAGACATTCATACACTGCGGTGCTTTACGCCAATTATAACTGACGTCTCACCTCTCTCTTtgagcagcagaaccagagctTCATTCTGCTTTGTAGTCTTGTCAATGATCAGTGTAGGCAGATACACGTCTGCCCCAAAGTCTATGAGAAGCTGGATGTACTCCACCCCGCAGCCATAGCGGAGACACACCTCCAGGACTGTCTTTGGCTGCTTGATCCTGGCCAGCATCTTCTCATCTGTGCAGTTGTAGTTGGGGTTGGCCCCATGGAGGAGGAGCAGTTTAAAGCAGTCCAGGTGTCCATAAACAGCTGAGATATAAAGGGGCCCTCTGCAGGCCGTGGCATTTGAGGCCCACTCGGGGACTTTGGGCCTGACGTCCACCTCGGCTCCGAATCTCAGCAGCTCCCGGAGCACGTCCACGTCGCCCTCCCGGGCGGCAGTCAGCACCGGGGAGCAGTTGTTGTACTGGCTGCCGTTAGGGTCGGCTCCGGCCTTCAGCAGGGCCACCACACAGTCCAGATGTTTCCCACTGACAGCTGTGAACAGAGGCGTCTGGGCCTTCACGTCCAGGCTGTCAATCTGCACTCAAACATGTAACAGAAGGAAAACACGTTCCTGACTAATAGTAAATTGAAGAAGTTGAGTTCTCTTCATATTAGTAAAGTTACGTTAATAGATTTTTCtggctgtaaacacaacattgacatattttCTCCTCTCAAGTCAGATTAATGAGcctgtttgcaaaaaaaaaataaatttaagtgcaacattcactctccttttcactctgttttggtctcctccaactcctgagggaaatatacTTTGCTTTTTAGGAGTTAAATGCTTCAATTTTTCAACTAGTTGCTGATATTGTCCGTCTGTAATATTGTAAGGTGGTGGTCAGGTACTGTACAGTGAAAACAGCCACCTGTGAAGA is a genomic window containing:
- the LOC121611879 gene encoding ankyrin repeat and SOCS box protein 12-like: MVLGRAVGMSLMDISKIFSLLQPKEEDEDNEQCQALNNAVSSDNVTLLAELLSQESYRRSINARSGWGVPVTPLRTAAALGHLRCLELLLEHGAEIDSLDVKAQTPLFTAVSGKHLDCVVALLKAGADPNGSQYNNCSPVLTAAREGDVDVLRELLRFGAEVDVRPKVPEWASNATACRGPLYISAVYGHLDCFKLLLLHGANPNYNCTDEKMLARIKQPKTVLEVCLRYGCGVEYIQLLIDFGADVYLPTLIIDKTTKQNEALVLLLKERVFPKTLMSQTRLAIRRYLPLANKEPAIDSLDIPLILRNYLQHSTSELM